A segment of the Catenulispora sp. EB89 genome:
ATCCGCCCCGACCAGCTCACCAGTCCACTCACCCTGCATAACAGCAGTCTGACCCCGCCGACCAAACGACGAGGTCAGAACGCATGATTTTCATCAGCCTTCTAGGGGCGGCTGGGGGACGGCCCGCGGCCGCCGGCGCCCGGTGCGGTGCGGCGGCCGCGGGCCGTGTTGTCAGGTGCCGCGGGCGATATGAGGCCCAGCGGCGAGTTCCGCGTGCCCGCGTCCGGCGCGGGTCGACCGCTTCGGTACAGCCGCACTCCAAAAGATGCCGCGTCTTCCCCGCCACCGTCATTGTGCAGGTAGGGGACCGCTCGCTGCGAGTCAGAGTCCTGATGAACAGTGCCGACGCGGTCTGTCCGATCCCCGTGAACCGTGCCGCCTGATGGAGGCTGTCCATGACCGATCCCGCATACCGGGATGTCCCGGCGACCGAGGTCCAGCAAGGGCTGTGGCTGCTGCGTGCGCTCGGGCAGGAGCCGGCGGCGCGGTGCCGGGCCTACCGGGTGGTCGGCGACCTGGACGTGGCGGCGCTGGCGGAGGCCTGGCGCGCGCTCGTCGACCGGCACGAGGGGCTGCGCTCGGCGCTGGTGCTGCAGGACGGCGCGCCGGTGCGCAGGGTCTGGACACGCTCCGAGCCCGAGGCCTTCCGTACCCGCGAGATCGACGCGCAGGACTGGACGCCGGCCGACGCCAACGAATCGGACCCGGCCGACGTCCCCGTCCGCGCGCAGCTGACCGTCACCCGGCGCGGGCCCGAGGATCACCAGATCCACCTGGCGGTTCCCCGCGCGTTCGCCGATGAGGACTTCCTGGACACGCTGGTCGGAGAACTCTCCGAGCTCTCCGCGGGCCGTGCGCTCCGTACCGACATCCCATCCGCCGGCGCGCCTGTCGCGGAAGCGGCCGACGACCCCGAGGCCCTGGCCTGGTGGGTCAATGCCCTGACTCCGCTGCCCAGCGAACTCCCGCTCCCCGCGGACCGTCCGCGCCCGGACCGCGGCTCCGGACGCTGGGGCACCGTCAGCGCCCCGGCCGACCCCGACCTCGGCCGCGCCGTCGCCCGCTGCGCCGAGGCCAGCCGCAGCAGCCCCTCCGTCGTGATGCTCACCGGATTCCAGGTGCTCCTGCACCGCTACACCGGAGGCGACCGCGTGGCCGTCGCGGTCCCGGTCCCGCAGCGTGGGGCGGGCGCGGCGGCGAACGTCCTGATCCTGCCCGCCGACATCGAAGCCGGCCAGAGCTTCAAGGACGTCCTGGAGCGCGGCACGACGCTGGCCGCCGAGGCGATGGCCCGCCGCGCGGTACCGCTGGCCCGCGTGCTCGGGGCGCTCCCGATCGTGCGCGAAGTGCGCCGGGTGCCGCTGGGCGACGTCGTGTTCGACTACCGCGGCCGGCCGCGCTCGGTCCTGGCCATCCCCGGCGCGGTCGTCGAGCCCTGTCCGGACCACGGCGGCCCGGCGCCGGCCGACCTGGTCCTGCAGGTCGACGACGGCGGGAACGGCCCGGCCCTCACCGTCCTGTACGACGCCGACCAGTTCGAACCGGCGACCGCCCGGATGATCCTGCGCCAGTTCCGCACCCTGCTCCGGCACGCCGGCCGGGCCCCGGACACCGCCGTCGGCGAGCTGACGCTCGACGGCCCCGGGGAGGCCGCGCGCGCTGCCGTCGAGGCGGACCGGCGGGCCGACGACGGGGCGCCCGGCCACACCATCGTGGAGGCCGTCCGCCGGCGCGCGTCGCAGGATCCTGACGCCGTGGCGATCGACAGCCACGACGGGACGCTCACCTACCGCGAGCTGTACGCCGCAGCGATCCAGGTCGCTGAGGATCTGCACGCTGCCGGGGTGCGCGCCGGTGAAGCGGTCGTCGTGCGGCTGCCGGTCGGAGCCCGTCAGTACGCCGCGTTGCTCGGGGTGCTGGCGGCCGGTGCGCACCTGACCTGGTTCGGAGTCGCCGACAGCGGGGAGCGCGGCCGGGCGGTCGTCGGGGCGCTGAGACCCGCCGCGATGCTGGTGGCCGACCCGGCCGACCCCGACGAGTTCGTCGGCTGGTACCGCGCGACCACTGGCGGCCGGGTCGTCGCGGTCGCCGCCGCGGAGCGCGAGCCGGAGCCGGCTCCGGCTCCGGAGTCAGAGTCGGCGTCGCAGCCATCTGCCGCATCCGCGCTGCCGATCTCAGCGTTCCCCCGCCTCGCCGACCGCGCCTACGTAGCCTTCACCTCCGGCACCACCGGCGTCCCCAAAGGCATCGCGCAAACCCACGCCGCCCTCGCACAGTTCGCCGCCTGGATGGCCGCCGAGTTCGAGATCGGCCCCGGC
Coding sequences within it:
- a CDS encoding AMP-binding protein, whose product is MTDPAYRDVPATEVQQGLWLLRALGQEPAARCRAYRVVGDLDVAALAEAWRALVDRHEGLRSALVLQDGAPVRRVWTRSEPEAFRTREIDAQDWTPADANESDPADVPVRAQLTVTRRGPEDHQIHLAVPRAFADEDFLDTLVGELSELSAGRALRTDIPSAGAPVAEAADDPEALAWWVNALTPLPSELPLPADRPRPDRGSGRWGTVSAPADPDLGRAVARCAEASRSSPSVVMLTGFQVLLHRYTGGDRVAVAVPVPQRGAGAAANVLILPADIEAGQSFKDVLERGTTLAAEAMARRAVPLARVLGALPIVREVRRVPLGDVVFDYRGRPRSVLAIPGAVVEPCPDHGGPAPADLVLQVDDGGNGPALTVLYDADQFEPATARMILRQFRTLLRHAGRAPDTAVGELTLDGPGEAARAAVEADRRADDGAPGHTIVEAVRRRASQDPDAVAIDSHDGTLTYRELYAAAIQVAEDLHAAGVRAGEAVVVRLPVGARQYAALLGVLAAGAHLTWFGVADSGERGRAVVGALRPAAMLVADPADPDEFVGWYRATTGGRVVAVAAAEREPEPAPAPESESASQPSAASALPISAFPRLADRAYVAFTSGTTGVPKGIAQTHAALAQFAAWMAAEFEIGPGVRVAQWVAAEHDPALAETFAALGSGATLCPVPEKIRANPERLLHWLGAERIGVLQTVPSFARELLRVLTGRHSAERLGTLRVLLLMGEALPAELADGLLAALPLVHVANLYGPTETVAATWHPVRRRAVQINTLTGIEAASTAASLAARRASGTVPIGRPIPGRGILILDESDRVCPAGVTGELVITGAYVADGYLGAHDHAAFAPLPGIDAPCYRTGDLARRRPDGALEYRGRKDSQVKLYGNRLELTDVEAALAGHPTVAECAVVAVADRDGLAVRLVVCVVPRRGPDGRPEGAPDQWRTQLRRRFGRALLPALYRTLDRLPRTVTGKVDRPQLARSVAAAERDASARRPAAGTEAVLAAIWASLLGAPPEHADQSFFTLGGSSLMVPRLLHQVRRRLAADVTVPQFYAHQSLAALAALVDRTR